The window TTCAGGTGGCTGGTCTGCGTAAAGGCCTTCTCACAAACGGTGCACTTGTGAGGGCGCGTTCCCTGATGCGTGAGCAGATGAGTCTGGAGGTGGCTCGGCTGTTTGAAGAGCTTCCCACAGTGTATACATTCATGGGGTTTAATCCCattatggcccaggatatgcgtgacaAGATTGTATTTAGATGTGTATGACTTCTCACACATGCGGCACTTCCACCGTTTCAGACCCTCTCCAACATCCACGCAGTAAGACTCATCTATCTGCACGTTTATGTCTAGTCGGTCAATCTGCATTCGTCTAGCAAGCCCCTCTGGGTCAGACCACAGCATGGCCTGGCCATTCTCCTCATATTCTCCTGGCACTGACATATCGGCTGACTCGTAGGCCGTCTCGTTGGAATCATAAAACCGGTTCTCCGGGGGACTGCTCgttcctccacttgtcttgaggttTAGGGCCTCTTCCTCTTGTTCCTCTACCACTAACTCATCTTCCTTCCTCTCTTTCTCCTTAACAGAAGTGTCATCTTGCTCCTTTTCCGTATGTCCATCCGTTTGTGGCCCAGCTGTACCTCTCACACAGGAGTTACAGTTTCCACAGGCCTGCTCCTCTTTCAGCGAACCTTGGGTCACTAGCTCCTCTGGTTTGCTAGGACTGTGGCTGCTGTTCATGTGAACGCAGGACGGAGGGGTGTCAGACTCAAGTCTTTCACCTTTAACCTGAGCCTCAGGAGCAGGCTCTTTAAGTGGGTGAGAGTCAGAGTCTCCACCACTCCTGGGTCTCTTGGTTCTCCCTCGGGGTCCAGGCCGTCTCCTCTCACTGCAGTGGGGTTCGAGCTCCCCAGTAGGCTCAGCAAGGTAGTCCCCATTGGCTCCTATCAGCTGGTCGGCATACTCATACTCCACTgattcaggaggaggaggagggggacacTCTCTGGTCTCTCCTGTGTAAAAGCCGTTTGGGGCAATGGTGGCTCCAAAAATTTCATTCTGAGAGATAAGGCCAAGAACGGCAGCCTGAGCCAGAGATAGCACCACCACAGGCTCAGTCTGTGTGCCCACATCCATGTGGCCCTCAGTCATCTTTGGGAAGGTTCGCTCCAAGCAGCCACTCTCTTCCTCCtgaggaaaaacaaaaacacataatTGGCATAAGTCATTAATTAACTTAAAGCAACACCTGTAGCCGTCCTTGACATAGCTGAATTTTCAATATCTCATTACAAATTTGCAATTGTGTATTGATTAAAGTGTTTGTTGCGTTTCCAACAAGCAGAAGTCCTCTGTCCGCAGACTTCATGAGAATTAATAAATCTGGTTTTCTTAGTGAATGCTGCCTTCAGACAACGCCTTGTGTCTTCCTCTTGAATCCGCAGAACATTAGATTGAGGGCGATAACGCAGATCTCTGTTCACACTCGGCTTCCTTCCTTGACAGGGTTTGGAATAATAAAAGAGCACGACAAGGGATGCAGGTCCATTCAGGAAGTCGACTTCCGTGGACTGTCCTCGGCACTTCCTGTGGGGTCCTGGGACAGCCGGGCTGACCGCAATCGACCCATCGCTGGAGCAATCTTGCTCATTCATGAAGAGTCTCTCGACCTCGTAATGCCTTCCACTCTGGGCTTTTTTACTGAGCTGGTGTATGCTGATAGACGTTCTCATATCCATAACAGACATTCGCCTGAGCCTTGAATTTATTCTGTATTCCAGACCGACGCAAAGGACTTAATTGTATAATTCAGAAGTGTCTCAGAACCACATGCTCAAGTTTATCCTGCTGAGAGTAAAAGAAACAGCAAAGCTATGGGGTAGAAACTGCAGTTCAACCAAACTGGCCCTGCAAGGCAAAGGAGATGAAGAGGGTTGCATGGCGCTGATTTTAGGTTATTTCACAGCGTGGATCTGACTGGTTGGGTAATGTATGTGACAAGTTCTGACCCTgtctactttctttctttctgcagaCAGAACCTCGCTCTGTCGTGTAAGAAAGAGCTGCTTCCTTTCCTGACACAATACTGAGGAAAAAGACAAGAAGCAGAGGGAAAGGGAGAAGGGAAGAGGAGATAAAAAAGGAgtaaaggtgtgtgtgtatgggaaagGGGAGGAGTAGACCTGGATGCCCTGATAACCACGTCATTTATAATTACTGCTTTTAAAGTAGTCAGACGGAGACAGACTGCGTGTTTGTGAGAAAGAAAGAGGaaagagacgtgtgtgtgtgtgtgtgtgtgtgtgtgtgtgtgtgtgtgtgtgtgtgtgtgtgtgtgtgtgtgtgtgtgtgtgtgtgtgtgtgtgtgtgtgtgtgtgtgtgtgtgtgtgtgtgtgtgtgtgtgtgtgtgtgtgtgtgtgtgtgtgtgtgaaagaaaagagagggagggaggtaTGAAGGGAAGGAGAAAGAGCTGTGGGCGGGGGCGGGGGAGGAGTGGAGGGAGGGAGacagagaaatgagatggaggggCTGAAAGATAAagaaggaggggaggggaggggaaggAGAGATTGAGTGAGCATGTGAGAGAAGTGAAGAGAGAAAGGAAAAGGAgagggggagtgtgtgtgtgtgggggggggcagtcgaagagagacagaaagacagagtgagagagagagaaagagaggaagGAGGAGGGGGTGTGGAAAAAGCACAGCCAAATGAAAGGTTGACAAAATGAAAGAGAAATAAGACAAATGACATGTAGACAGGAGAGAAGGTGCAGCAATTATTGCAGGAGTACTTTCACATTTAAAGTTACGGCTGAAAGACACCTAAGGACAAACAATTAGAGCAGAGGCAGAAGACGGAAACTGTTCTCATTGCAAACATGTTCTCACTGCAGCACTCGTGTACATGTGAAAAGTACTTCCTCCCTCTGGCTCGGACAAGAAAAGAAAACATGAGACAAACTACAAAACAAAGTCACCACCTCCCTCTTTTATCTTTCTCTTCCTCCCCAGAGAAGCTCCTCTAAGTCCCAAACTCACCACATTGTTCCTGGAGTGATGTTTGAGGTGTTTCAGGGATCTCATCCTTCAGGAGAAATGAGTGGAGTAAAAAAATCCACCTCCTATTTATATCTGTGGGAGAGTGGGGGGCGGGCCCACGGCTCATCCTCCTCCTACTGTTGCTGTTATCAGAAATGACTGTGCCTGaccccccatcacacacacacacacacacacacacacacacacacacacacacacacacacacacacacacacacacacacacacacacacacacacacacacacacacacacacacacacacacacacacacagcatcaccCCATTTCTTTCTCTTCCTCCCACCCTCTGCTTCCCATCTcacttctctttcttttctttttttctaacACACACACCTTATCTCCTTGCTCACTAGATACGATTCAACATGACCCTTCAATACACATTTCTctgcaagacacacacacacactaacacacacgcagac is drawn from Nothobranchius furzeri strain GRZ-AD chromosome 4, NfurGRZ-RIMD1, whole genome shotgun sequence and contains these coding sequences:
- the znf710a gene encoding zinc finger protein 710a, coding for MRSLKHLKHHSRNNVEEESGCLERTFPKMTEGHMDVGTQTEPVVVLSLAQAAVLGLISQNEIFGATIAPNGFYTGETRECPPPPPPESVEYEYADQLIGANGDYLAEPTGELEPHCSERRRPGPRGRTKRPRSGGDSDSHPLKEPAPEAQVKGERLESDTPPSCVHMNSSHSPSKPEELVTQGSLKEEQACGNCNSCVRGTAGPQTDGHTEKEQDDTSVKEKERKEDELVVEEQEEEALNLKTSGGTSSPPENRFYDSNETAYESADMSVPGEYEENGQAMLWSDPEGLARRMQIDRLDINVQIDESYCVDVGEGLKRWKCRMCEKSYTSKYNLVTHILGHNGIKPHECIHCGKLFKQPSHLQTHLLTHQGTRPHKCTVCEKAFTQTSHLKRHMLQHTDVKPYSCRFCGRGFAYPSELRTHENKHENGQCHVCTQCGLEFPTYAHLKRHLSSHQDPTTYQCTECNKSFAYRSQLQNHLMKHQNVRPYVCPECGMEFVQIHHLRQHALTHKGMKEFKCDVCAREFTLSANLKRHMLIHASVRPFQCHICFKTFVQKQTLKTHMIVHLPVKPFKCKVCGKSFNRMYNLLGHMHLHAGSKPFKCPYCTSKFNLKGNLSRHMKVKHGIMDTTIDGHEPPQETEGQEDYEEESFEFSERENRANNNTPDVAKLSQMEYYNTYGKSAGRFNTA